The Elusimicrobiota bacterium genome includes a window with the following:
- a CDS encoding homoserine O-acetyltransferase, with product METVDDSIGIVETKYYTFATPPKELVLESGEKLGFITLAYETYGNLNAEKSNAILVLHAFSGDAHAAGYHPGDNKPGWWNDMVGPGKAFDTDKYFVICTNVIGGCKGSTGPSSINPSTGKPYGLSFPIITISDIVQAQKRLIDFLGIDKLLTVSGGSMGGMQALQWFASYPEKVRSVIPIATTMKHSPQQIAFNEVGRQAIMADPAWNNGNYYDKTPPGRGLSVARMIGHITYMSDNSMEEKFSRRLKDKDDSFSFKSNFEVEGYLRYRGDSFVKRFDANSYLYITKAMDYFDVSGDKFFVTGRNVDTKFLVLSFKSDWLYPSYQSKEIVQLLKMRQVDVTYCEIFSTYGHDAFLLEVEAENKLIKHFLKKVFEEKGENQWAQIYRGLII from the coding sequence ATGGAAACAGTAGATGATAGTATTGGAATAGTGGAAACAAAATATTATACGTTTGCCACGCCACCCAAAGAGTTGGTATTGGAGAGCGGCGAAAAACTCGGGTTTATAACTCTTGCGTACGAAACTTATGGCAACCTCAACGCTGAGAAGTCAAACGCTATACTCGTATTACACGCGTTCTCCGGAGATGCTCATGCCGCGGGATACCACCCAGGTGACAATAAGCCCGGTTGGTGGAACGACATGGTTGGCCCGGGGAAAGCGTTTGATACGGACAAATATTTTGTTATCTGCACAAACGTGATTGGCGGATGCAAAGGCAGCACAGGGCCGTCATCGATAAATCCGTCAACGGGTAAGCCGTACGGTTTAAGTTTCCCGATAATTACTATCTCTGACATAGTACAAGCGCAGAAACGGTTAATTGACTTTTTAGGTATCGACAAACTATTAACCGTTTCTGGCGGCTCCATGGGCGGCATGCAAGCGCTGCAATGGTTCGCTTCGTATCCGGAAAAAGTGCGGAGTGTTATTCCAATAGCTACTACGATGAAACATTCGCCGCAACAGATTGCGTTCAACGAAGTAGGCCGCCAGGCGATAATGGCGGATCCAGCGTGGAACAACGGCAATTATTACGATAAAACCCCGCCGGGCCGCGGCTTATCCGTCGCTCGCATGATCGGGCATATAACGTATATGAGCGATAATTCGATGGAGGAAAAGTTTTCCCGGCGGTTGAAAGACAAAGACGACAGTTTTAGTTTTAAATCGAATTTTGAGGTTGAAGGGTACTTGCGATACCGCGGGGACAGTTTTGTCAAACGGTTCGACGCGAATTCGTATCTATACATCACAAAAGCCATGGACTACTTTGACGTTTCGGGTGATAAGTTTTTTGTTACCGGCAGAAACGTGGATACCAAGTTTTTGGTGTTATCGTTTAAATCGGACTGGCTGTATCCTTCATATCAATCAAAAGAGATAGTCCAGTTGTTGAAGATGAGGCAGGTGGATGTTACGTACTGCGAAATATTTTCTACGTACGGGCATGACGCGTTTTTGTTGGAAGTTGAAGCAGAAAACAAGTTGATCAAACATTTTTTAAAAAAAGTGTTTGAAGAGAAAGGGGAAAACCAATGGGCGCAAATATACCGCGGTTTGATCATTTAA
- a CDS encoding FlgD immunoglobulin-like domain containing protein — MFSITPAAIFYAPHPDDETLAMAGAIRQHLQSGCTVIIVILTVGESSNAINKLKTSPYNVTLTTTQFSQARVRETKAAMMKLGVSENNFYSRSLGDGHVSTDAVKTEVMYWERLYPYASHKVIYKVDPNYTSPSVHTDHCVAYNALYELFQAGKIHDLRSYKDGIYSWPLTQRATAHGTLPKQDISDVKSYKRLAGLEFKYPESWNPAAGRYSIGYVSVATHFDSACFDKYGGVEAVENNEYLGPKYGPTTPPSSPPSAPTSLSYTCAESGYGVIINWPAVSGAVSYDIARKLTTSTEWTYWFEQTTANVANIPWPGMYHTPGSTGTYQFKVRARNASGVSAWVETGIVTIPVQTIPATPTGLSATALSSSQIRLSWNTVSGVTGYTIYCSAAKTAVDNRCSGKISTTTGAVWRNLAYITDGDRTNTYYSDSPATSATELSIAFSPYTKIHKYQFRVWDGDPRIYRRVQAGWYDSNNSFAAPQGWRAYRTGGGYRVSSTGDANVSKLTLAFSAGYGNTVNMYNHVTLMEAHGGYNAKTAGTNYTLTNLTPGTTYYIRIDSYKNTVPETLSYSTSIIECITPQDPNFGNIVGYVYNNSTGLGNISSNRIGGATLRIRSANQVVTTEPTGTNIGHYAFSSMPAAVTYSVEASAQGFLTSTQTVNVQAGINNTLNFGLNQVSVDTTPPSNPTSCHCWVDNSQTVEITNNKWQNLCYMPYFNWAGALDSSSGINGYSVLLSTSATANPPNTVTTTDTEYQSNALAVTGMIYYLRVKTKDNAGNWSTVTTLFTFKYDNVSPSVPLPISPDDGFITTSAAGTVFDWTNVADSSKIVYRWQLARDDSFTSGVAENMQVNVSSYTLSSPLSDGLYWWQSGAADEAGNLSAWFTPPQKIVVDTLPPEPVATLTAITAENGDIILEWDASTDAASGIAYYTIYRSTTAGIFSTSLPTGSSLVSTKYVDDNNLLVPGITYYYQIHPIDNAGHIQGTGNTIASIIIPVPVAGSVSIINVSSNYSVISPNNDGKFDILRISYTLSASAYLTLSITNQENEIIKNITYSAYQSSGSYLSTWDGKDEYGYFVADGKYVYTIYAITPSSQSATPKTGNINIDTLSITPTLTLSSDSISPNNDGINDMITLAYQTMESGTLNFNISNSSNVVVSTFVSSSVVFSPGRRYAYWYAKDNNNNLLPEGIYAVNIRFTDTVGNTSTISAQTIFVSQNNIRILGYVYDASTGFGNTLANRIKGANCKIEDTEVISNSSGTFVFDSIQPGSYSVYITYPGYQPVIQQIDVVTGQNLILTIGILQNSGDTTAPGISVSPIPAVEVYSNKIRVYCYLTDDVAVSSASITYRIKNTGVWTEWKTQPAVLLDETKYIAEIPANDVGYACEEIEWRIIAVDTSYNINLTATQATTVKAEHFATASPTNNTVLTLTDSNDIDGTVSLTIPPGAVNSVTTFQLKQLNPSEIPKQPVSAYLITPENTMFSKPCQLNLLYFDCDNDGFVDDTNIAEEMLGIFWYDGTAWRYLGGSIDTTRNTISVKITHLSIYAVFPVNTRNINANVYKPAERIFTPNTDGINDCIYFNGIQNYYASLSATASNEDKAVYIYNLANKNVRKLNNTDIWDGKDDNGNTVPSGVYIYQYKIDGKIISGTIVIAR, encoded by the coding sequence TTGTTTTCCATTACTCCAGCCGCTATCTTTTACGCCCCGCATCCCGATGACGAAACACTTGCGATGGCAGGTGCAATCCGACAGCATTTACAAAGCGGGTGTACCGTCATTATTGTAATCCTAACCGTTGGCGAATCAAGTAACGCAATTAATAAACTAAAAACATCGCCATATAATGTTACATTGACCACTACGCAGTTCAGCCAAGCGAGAGTACGCGAAACAAAAGCCGCGATGATGAAACTTGGAGTATCGGAAAACAATTTTTACTCGCGTTCACTCGGTGATGGCCACGTGTCTACTGATGCGGTAAAAACAGAAGTAATGTACTGGGAACGCTTATATCCATATGCCAGCCACAAGGTTATCTACAAAGTAGATCCGAACTATACCAGCCCTTCAGTCCATACTGACCATTGCGTAGCGTATAACGCATTGTACGAACTGTTTCAAGCTGGAAAAATTCATGACCTTCGGTCGTATAAAGACGGGATTTATTCATGGCCATTAACCCAACGCGCAACCGCGCATGGTACACTGCCAAAACAGGACATTAGCGATGTAAAAAGTTATAAACGTTTAGCTGGATTAGAATTTAAGTACCCTGAATCATGGAACCCTGCGGCAGGACGGTATTCAATAGGATACGTCTCAGTCGCCACCCATTTTGACTCAGCATGTTTTGATAAATACGGCGGCGTGGAGGCAGTAGAAAATAATGAATACCTAGGCCCTAAGTACGGCCCAACAACTCCCCCGTCATCCCCTCCATCAGCGCCAACAAGTTTGTCATATACTTGCGCAGAGTCCGGCTATGGCGTTATCATAAACTGGCCAGCGGTTTCAGGTGCTGTATCGTACGATATCGCAAGAAAACTTACTACCAGTACCGAATGGACATACTGGTTTGAACAAACCACAGCGAATGTGGCAAACATCCCTTGGCCCGGAATGTATCACACACCTGGTTCTACAGGCACTTATCAGTTTAAAGTACGCGCGCGTAACGCATCCGGAGTATCTGCGTGGGTAGAAACCGGGATAGTCACAATTCCAGTACAAACAATACCGGCAACCCCGACGGGTTTATCCGCTACAGCATTAAGTTCGTCGCAGATACGGTTGAGTTGGAACACAGTATCAGGCGTGACGGGATACACCATTTATTGTTCAGCCGCGAAAACAGCGGTTGACAACAGGTGTTCAGGAAAAATTTCTACCACCACAGGCGCAGTGTGGCGTAATTTAGCGTATATTACTGACGGAGACAGGACAAACACTTATTATTCCGATAGTCCAGCGACTTCAGCAACTGAGCTTAGTATAGCGTTTTCTCCTTACACAAAAATTCATAAGTACCAGTTCCGCGTATGGGACGGCGATCCGCGTATTTACCGCAGAGTTCAGGCGGGATGGTATGACAGTAATAACAGTTTTGCAGCACCTCAGGGATGGCGTGCGTACCGCACTGGCGGAGGATATCGGGTAAGCTCAACCGGTGACGCAAACGTCTCAAAACTTACACTCGCGTTTTCAGCTGGGTACGGTAATACAGTCAATATGTACAACCACGTAACTTTAATGGAAGCGCATGGCGGGTACAACGCAAAAACCGCAGGAACCAACTATACATTAACCAACCTTACCCCGGGAACAACTTATTATATCCGCATTGACTCATACAAAAACACTGTACCAGAAACATTATCTTACTCAACTTCAATTATTGAATGTATAACTCCGCAGGATCCCAATTTTGGAAACATAGTCGGATACGTTTACAATAACTCTACCGGTTTGGGTAATATCAGCAGTAATCGTATCGGCGGGGCAACTTTAAGAATTCGTTCAGCCAATCAGGTAGTTACCACTGAACCAACGGGAACAAATATTGGACATTACGCGTTCTCCAGCATGCCTGCTGCGGTAACGTATTCAGTTGAAGCTTCGGCTCAAGGATTTCTTACATCCACTCAAACAGTAAATGTACAAGCCGGAATAAACAACACCCTGAATTTTGGGTTAAACCAAGTATCAGTAGATACCACCCCGCCTTCTAACCCAACGTCCTGTCATTGCTGGGTAGACAACAGCCAAACTGTTGAAATTACGAATAATAAATGGCAAAACCTGTGCTATATGCCGTATTTTAACTGGGCAGGCGCATTAGATAGTAGTTCGGGGATAAACGGGTATTCCGTCCTGCTTTCAACATCGGCAACAGCCAATCCGCCAAATACAGTAACTACAACTGATACGGAATACCAGTCTAACGCATTAGCGGTAACAGGTATGATATATTACTTACGGGTTAAGACAAAGGATAATGCCGGTAACTGGTCTACCGTGACAACATTATTTACGTTTAAGTACGACAACGTTTCTCCATCAGTTCCGTTACCTATAAGTCCCGACGATGGGTTTATCACGACCTCCGCAGCAGGTACGGTATTTGACTGGACCAATGTAGCAGATAGTTCAAAAATAGTTTATAGATGGCAGCTTGCCCGGGATGATTCATTTACTTCCGGTGTTGCAGAAAATATGCAGGTAAACGTATCGTCATATACGCTTTCCTCCCCGCTATCCGACGGCCTCTACTGGTGGCAATCCGGAGCTGCAGATGAAGCCGGGAATTTATCGGCGTGGTTTACTCCTCCGCAAAAAATTGTGGTAGACACGCTGCCTCCGGAGCCAGTTGCAACATTAACCGCTATTACCGCAGAAAACGGCGATATTATACTGGAATGGGATGCTTCAACTGATGCAGCAAGCGGCATAGCGTACTACACAATTTATCGCAGTACTACCGCCGGTATTTTCAGCACTTCTCTCCCAACGGGAAGTTCATTAGTATCAACAAAATATGTGGATGACAATAACTTGCTGGTACCAGGAATTACTTATTATTATCAGATCCACCCTATCGATAATGCCGGGCATATTCAAGGCACAGGAAATACAATTGCCTCAATCATAATCCCGGTACCAGTTGCCGGCAGCGTATCAATTATCAATGTTTCATCAAATTACTCTGTTATTTCTCCAAATAACGACGGTAAATTCGATATCCTGCGCATATCGTACACTCTTTCAGCTTCAGCATATCTAACATTATCCATAACCAATCAAGAAAATGAAATTATAAAGAATATAACTTACTCCGCCTACCAATCCTCCGGTTCGTATTTATCAACATGGGATGGTAAGGACGAGTACGGATATTTTGTAGCTGACGGGAAGTATGTGTATACCATATATGCCATAACCCCCAGCAGCCAGTCCGCTACTCCGAAAACAGGAAATATTAATATTGACACTCTCTCTATTACTCCAACACTAACCTTGTCTAGCGACAGTATTAGCCCGAACAATGACGGGATAAACGATATGATAACGCTGGCTTATCAAACAATGGAATCCGGGACTTTAAATTTCAATATTTCTAACTCCAGCAATGTTGTAGTATCAACTTTTGTTTCGTCTAGCGTAGTGTTTAGTCCTGGACGACGATATGCGTATTGGTATGCAAAAGATAATAACAACAATTTGCTACCCGAAGGAATTTACGCCGTTAATATAAGATTTACGGATACTGTAGGCAATACCAGTACAATATCCGCTCAAACAATCTTTGTCTCTCAAAACAATATAAGGATTTTGGGATACGTTTATGACGCATCCACGGGGTTTGGCAATACATTAGCAAACCGTATCAAAGGCGCGAACTGTAAAATTGAGGACACAGAAGTTATATCAAACTCATCCGGCACTTTTGTTTTCGATTCTATACAACCCGGCAGTTATTCCGTATATATTACATATCCGGGCTACCAGCCTGTGATTCAGCAAATAGACGTTGTCACAGGACAAAACCTGATATTAACTATTGGCATTCTACAAAACTCAGGGGATACCACAGCACCTGGGATTTCAGTCTCACCGATTCCCGCAGTAGAGGTTTATAGCAATAAAATCCGTGTGTACTGTTACCTCACGGACGACGTGGCTGTGAGTTCCGCATCAATAACTTATCGCATAAAAAATACAGGGGTATGGACTGAGTGGAAAACCCAACCCGCAGTTTTACTTGATGAAACAAAGTATATCGCGGAGATACCGGCAAACGATGTGGGATACGCATGCGAAGAAATTGAATGGCGAATTATTGCGGTAGATACCAGCTATAACATCAACCTCACCGCTACACAGGCCACTACGGTGAAAGCAGAGCATTTTGCTACGGCATCGCCAACCAATAACACAGTACTCACACTGACAGACAGCAATGATATTGACGGTACAGTGTCATTAACAATCCCGCCCGGTGCAGTAAACTCAGTAACAACATTTCAACTCAAACAATTAAATCCTTCAGAAATACCGAAACAACCCGTTAGCGCGTATTTAATCACTCCTGAAAATACTATGTTCTCAAAACCATGCCAGCTAAACTTGTTATACTTCGATTGCGATAACGACGGATTTGTAGACGACACTAATATTGCGGAAGAAATGCTAGGAATATTTTGGTATGACGGCACTGCATGGAGATACCTCGGGGGCAGCATTGATACTACTCGAAACACGATCAGCGTTAAGATAACACACTTATCAATTTACGCAGTATTTCCAGTAAATACGCGTAATATAAACGCAAATGTGTACAAACCGGCAGAACGAATATTTACACCGAATACTGACGGAATAAATGATTGTATTTACTTTAACGGCATTCAAAACTACTACGCGTCCTTAAGCGCTACCGCTTCTAACGAAGACAAAGCGGTTTACATATACAATCTAGCCAACAAAAATGTTAGAAAACTTAATAACACTGATATCTGGGATGGGAAAGACGATAACGGCAACACTGTTCCTTCCGGAGTGTACATATATCAATACAAAATTGATGGAAAGATTATCAGCGGAACAATAGTTATCGCGCGCTAA
- a CDS encoding cystathionine gamma-synthase, which yields MRYKNMKFETKAIHDGQKPDPLTGSVIVPVYQTSTYEQVAIGKHTGYEYSRTGNPTRKALEDSLASIEGAKHGLAFSSGVAATMAVLNLLKQGDHVICGDEVYGGTYRLIEQVMKKWGLEADYFDVDNIRGLPYFIKPNTKLIWIETPTNPLLKIIDITFVSRIAKKYGLLLVVDNTFASPYFQNPIELGADIVVHSTTKYLAGHSDIIGGVVVTSNAGIYNDLKYYQNAAGAVPGPWDSWLVLRGIKTLAVRMKEHETNALYLAKYLNTHRNVETVYYPGLKNNADYTVAKKQMSGFGGMISMELKGGYKKVEMFIAKLKLFILAESLGGVESLVCYPPKMTHVSFSQSEREKRGIKDNLVRLSVGIENKDDLLDDLKQALG from the coding sequence ATGAGGTATAAAAACATGAAATTTGAAACAAAAGCTATCCATGACGGGCAAAAGCCGGACCCGTTAACAGGTTCTGTAATAGTGCCGGTTTACCAAACATCGACGTATGAACAAGTGGCGATTGGTAAGCATACAGGGTACGAGTATTCCAGGACCGGCAATCCTACGCGTAAAGCGTTAGAGGATTCTCTTGCCTCGATTGAAGGTGCCAAACACGGGCTGGCATTTTCGTCGGGAGTAGCTGCAACGATGGCGGTGTTGAACTTGCTTAAACAAGGCGATCACGTTATCTGCGGGGATGAGGTTTATGGCGGTACTTACCGTCTTATTGAACAAGTAATGAAAAAATGGGGGCTTGAGGCGGACTATTTTGATGTTGACAACATACGCGGCTTGCCATATTTTATTAAACCCAATACCAAACTTATTTGGATTGAAACACCTACGAACCCGCTATTGAAAATTATTGATATTACTTTTGTTTCGCGGATTGCAAAAAAGTATGGGTTGCTGTTAGTGGTGGACAATACGTTTGCCAGCCCGTATTTCCAAAACCCTATTGAACTGGGTGCTGATATTGTAGTGCACAGCACGACAAAGTATTTAGCGGGGCATAGCGACATTATTGGCGGTGTGGTGGTAACTTCAAACGCTGGGATTTATAACGACCTTAAATATTACCAAAATGCAGCGGGCGCAGTGCCGGGCCCGTGGGATAGCTGGCTGGTTCTACGGGGAATAAAAACGTTGGCGGTACGTATGAAAGAACATGAAACCAACGCGTTATACCTCGCGAAATATTTAAATACCCATAGAAATGTGGAAACCGTGTATTATCCCGGGTTGAAAAACAATGCGGATTATACCGTAGCGAAAAAGCAGATGTCCGGGTTTGGCGGAATGATAAGTATGGAACTCAAAGGCGGGTATAAAAAAGTTGAAATGTTTATCGCAAAACTAAAACTCTTTATCCTTGCCGAAAGTTTGGGCGGCGTAGAATCCTTGGTTTGCTACCCGCCGAAGATGACGCACGTATCGTTCTCGCAGAGCGAACGCGAGAAACGTGGCATCAAAGATAACTTAGTCCGTTTGTCGGTAGGTATAGAAAATAAGGACGACCTGCTTGACGACCTGAAACAAGCGTTGGGATAA
- a CDS encoding O-acetylhomoserine aminocarboxypropyltransferase/cysteine synthase family protein: protein MSERRLETIVVHAGQENADPTTGARAVPIYQTTSYVFKDTEHAANLFALKEFGNIYTRMMNPTTDVLEKRIAAIEGGTGALALASGQAAEVFALLAITQVGDEIVSANNLYGGTYQLFHYTFPKLGRYVKFVNSAKPEEFKKAITSKTRAIYAETIGNPKLDVPDFEALAKIAHDAGIPLIVDNTVGIGIVKPIDFGADIVVLSATKFVGGHGTSIGGVIVDSGKFNWNNGKFPEFTEPDPSYHGIKYWDVFGNFPGLGNVAFIIKTRVQLLRDLGATLSPFNAFLLLQGSETLSLRQKKHSENALAVANFLKTHPLVSWVNYPGLAEHPTHKLAKKYLNGNYSALVGFGIKGGLEAGKRFINSVQLLSHLANIGDAKSLVIHPASTTHAQLTKQEQEATGVTEDFIRLSIGIEDVEDIKNDIDQALKKSVTTK from the coding sequence ATGAGTGAAAGAAGATTAGAAACAATAGTAGTTCATGCGGGGCAAGAGAACGCGGACCCCACCACAGGCGCGCGAGCGGTACCGATTTACCAAACAACCTCGTACGTGTTCAAAGATACTGAACACGCTGCGAACCTCTTTGCGTTGAAAGAATTCGGTAACATCTATACCCGCATGATGAATCCAACGACTGATGTATTAGAAAAACGTATTGCCGCGATTGAAGGCGGTACTGGCGCATTGGCGTTGGCATCGGGTCAGGCAGCGGAAGTGTTCGCGTTGCTTGCCATTACGCAGGTAGGCGACGAAATCGTATCAGCAAACAATTTGTATGGCGGTACGTATCAGTTGTTCCATTACACATTTCCTAAACTAGGGCGTTACGTAAAATTTGTGAATTCCGCAAAACCGGAAGAATTTAAGAAAGCGATTACTTCAAAAACCCGCGCAATATACGCGGAAACCATAGGTAATCCCAAGCTTGACGTTCCGGATTTTGAAGCGCTTGCGAAAATTGCGCATGATGCCGGGATTCCGTTGATAGTAGATAATACTGTGGGTATTGGTATAGTAAAACCAATAGACTTTGGTGCGGACATCGTGGTATTGTCTGCCACAAAATTTGTTGGTGGGCACGGAACGTCTATCGGCGGGGTGATCGTAGATTCAGGAAAGTTTAACTGGAACAATGGCAAATTCCCTGAGTTTACCGAACCAGACCCGAGTTATCACGGTATAAAATATTGGGACGTTTTTGGCAACTTCCCCGGACTGGGCAACGTTGCGTTTATTATCAAAACACGGGTACAATTACTGCGCGATCTCGGTGCTACACTGAGCCCGTTCAACGCGTTCCTGCTTCTGCAGGGATCCGAAACATTGTCATTACGCCAGAAAAAACATTCCGAGAACGCGTTAGCGGTTGCAAACTTTTTGAAAACCCATCCGCTTGTATCCTGGGTAAACTATCCCGGCCTTGCGGAACATCCCACTCATAAGCTCGCTAAGAAATATTTGAATGGCAACTACAGCGCGCTCGTGGGGTTCGGTATCAAAGGCGGGTTGGAAGCCGGCAAGCGGTTCATTAATTCCGTACAGTTATTGTCTCATCTGGCGAACATCGGCGACGCAAAAAGTTTGGTGATTCACCCAGCATCTACTACGCATGCACAGCTCACTAAACAGGAACAGGAAGCTACGGGCGTAACGGAAGATTTTATACGGTTGTCAATCGGGATTGAGGATGTTGAAGACATCAAAAACGATATTGACCAAGCGTTAAAAAAATCTGTTACTACAAAATGA
- the metW gene encoding methionine biosynthesis protein MetW, whose amino-acid sequence MGANIPRFDHLIIEGIIHNGAKVVDLGCGTGELISHLADTKDAVVQGIELNENAIYKCVEKGLSVLHNDLDNGLKGFPDKTFDYVILNQSLQEVKKVEYVIDESLRVGIKVIIGFPNFAHITARATLFFGGRAPMTAALPYQWHDTPNLRFLSIYDFKNFCRWKKIKITQSCFLGKNGIVNVFPNIFALNAIFVITK is encoded by the coding sequence ATGGGCGCAAATATACCGCGGTTTGATCATTTAATAATTGAAGGAATAATACATAACGGCGCAAAAGTTGTCGACCTCGGGTGCGGTACCGGGGAACTTATTTCTCATTTGGCGGACACAAAAGATGCCGTAGTACAAGGCATTGAGTTAAACGAAAACGCTATTTACAAATGTGTGGAAAAAGGGTTAAGCGTACTGCATAACGACCTGGATAACGGGTTGAAAGGGTTTCCGGACAAAACTTTTGATTACGTTATTTTGAACCAGAGTTTGCAGGAGGTAAAAAAGGTGGAATACGTTATAGACGAATCTTTGCGTGTCGGCATAAAAGTAATCATCGGATTCCCGAATTTTGCACATATAACAGCACGGGCCACTTTGTTTTTTGGCGGCCGCGCACCGATGACCGCGGCGTTGCCGTACCAATGGCACGATACGCCAAACCTGCGGTTTTTAAGTATATATGATTTCAAAAACTTTTGCAGGTGGAAAAAGATTAAGATTACTCAATCATGCTTTCTCGGGAAAAACGGAATTGTAAATGTTTTTCCAAACATTTTTGCGCTTAACGCTATTTTTGTGATTACAAAATAA
- a CDS encoding cystathionine beta-synthase has product MAVYRNILEAIGRTPLVRLNNIVSGIKSEVYVKVEYLNPGGSVKDRIGLAMIEAAEKEGLLKPGGTIVEATAGNTGVGLALVAAIKKYRCIFVMPDKMSADKIVLLKAYGAEVVITPTSVPPDSPESYNGVADRLAKEIPGAYRPNQFANPNNPNAHYLTTGPEIWQDSGGKIDVFVAGMGTGGTISGTAKYLKEKNPNITIVGADPEGSILSGDSPKSYKVEGIGEDFIPKTFNRQIVDEMVRVSDKESFYTARLLAREEGLLVGGSSGTAVAAALKYAQQLTTPKYIVVLMPDTGRNYLTRIFSDTWMHENGFLTTKTMKPVKVGEIVDVKTFPLLISISQDATLNAAAKLMRENNISQLPVIDKNNKFVGSLQEAALMKFLHDGIDFNNQKISAIMGQPLPALDENIEISEAYRILLSGTTAIVVTRNDNPAGIITRSDLINYWLTQKGQ; this is encoded by the coding sequence ATGGCTGTTTACAGAAACATTCTTGAAGCTATCGGCCGCACGCCGCTTGTACGGTTAAACAATATCGTCAGCGGTATCAAGTCTGAGGTATATGTGAAGGTGGAGTATCTCAATCCCGGGGGGAGTGTGAAAGACCGGATCGGACTCGCGATGATTGAAGCAGCAGAGAAGGAAGGATTGCTTAAACCCGGAGGTACAATTGTTGAAGCAACCGCCGGGAATACGGGCGTGGGGCTCGCGTTGGTAGCTGCCATAAAAAAGTATCGCTGCATATTTGTAATGCCGGACAAAATGAGCGCAGATAAAATTGTTCTTCTCAAAGCTTACGGCGCAGAGGTTGTGATAACCCCGACATCAGTACCGCCCGACTCGCCGGAAAGTTATAACGGCGTGGCGGACCGGTTGGCAAAAGAAATCCCGGGCGCGTACCGGCCGAACCAGTTCGCAAACCCCAACAATCCGAACGCTCATTATCTTACCACCGGGCCGGAGATTTGGCAGGATTCAGGCGGGAAGATCGACGTCTTCGTTGCAGGGATGGGAACCGGAGGGACGATTTCCGGAACAGCAAAGTATTTGAAAGAAAAAAATCCTAACATCACCATCGTCGGCGCGGACCCGGAAGGATCGATTCTTTCCGGTGACAGCCCCAAATCGTATAAGGTGGAAGGTATCGGCGAAGATTTTATACCAAAAACCTTTAACCGCCAGATTGTTGACGAGATGGTAAGGGTAAGCGATAAAGAATCGTTTTACACCGCCCGGCTATTAGCTAGAGAAGAAGGGTTATTGGTTGGCGGGTCATCGGGTACAGCGGTCGCTGCGGCCTTGAAATACGCGCAACAACTTACCACGCCGAAATATATTGTTGTGTTGATGCCGGATACCGGCAGGAACTATTTAACCAGAATATTCTCCGATACCTGGATGCATGAGAACGGGTTCTTAACAACAAAAACTATGAAACCGGTGAAGGTCGGCGAGATAGTAGATGTTAAAACTTTTCCATTACTAATATCCATCTCGCAAGACGCAACCCTCAACGCAGCGGCCAAGCTTATGCGCGAAAATAACATCTCGCAGTTGCCGGTAATTGACAAAAACAATAAGTTTGTCGGTAGTTTACAGGAAGCGGCGCTCATGAAGTTTTTGCATGACGGTATTGATTTTAACAACCAAAAGATTTCAGCGATTATGGGCCAACCGTTACCGGCGTTGGACGAGAACATAGAAATTTCTGAAGCATACCGGATACTATTGAGCGGTACCACGGCGATAGTGGTTACGCGTAACGATAATCCGGCTGGGATTATCACGAGGTCAGACTTAATAAATTATTGGTTAACACAAAAAGGACAATAG